The genome window CCTCCCAATACTCCCTGGGGCTTGCAAGCCCTTCTTCTGTCCCTCAGGGTCCCCACACACATTCCCGAGTTCTCATGAGCTTCCCAGCCTCCCTGCAGGCCAGGTGACAAACACAGTTGCCCTCATGGCTCAGATCACCAGCTACTGAAGATCTCCATGCCCACCTGGCCCTGGACGCGCAGGAGCCCTTGCCCTCCTAGAGGGACTCGGCCCTTTCTCTGGGCCTTCCCAGTAGTGCTCTTTAGAGAGTTCTTTATTCTCTGTTACCTGAAGATATTGAGAATGCCCTGAGTTCAGGAGCGATCCTGTCCTTAGCCATAGTGGTCCTGACCTGCTTCATATTCCACGCCCAGGATTTTCTTTCTCCAAGCCTCACCTGATCTCCCAATTGGAGCGAGGGGAAGGACCCTGGGTAGCAGACATCCCCAGAACCTGGACCACTGCAGGATTGCACATAGGTGAGTGAGAGGTGCTCAACCAGCCCCCCGTCGGGGGGAAAAGAAATAGCAGTGGCAAAGGGGGCAGGGGAAGGTACGCTGCCGCTTTGGGTGGGAAATCCTCTTTGGAGGCAGGTGTCAATCTCCAGGTGTCACAGCAGCCCTGCTGTCTCCAGcccatcctccctccccttcaTCTCTCCTGTCTGCCTGTGTGATTACTTTATGTTCTCTGGTCACCTTGTTCCATCCTCCTATGTCCTCACCTCCTGCTCATTCATCTCTCTCATGCCTTGGCATGAGGGTGACACTGCCTGGTGCACTGTCTTTCCAGGTGACAgaacacagagcaagacttcgacTTCAACGCAGAAGCATTCTGGACGACAACTCCCCGGGGTAGATTCACAAGGTAGCAAGGACGGGCAGGCGGCGAGGTCGTCTGTGCTCCAGAGAGGTTCCCAGGGCTTGGGGCCAAGCTCGACCGCGGGGCCGCAGGGCCCCAAAGGCGCAGAGAAGCGGTACCTGTGCCAGCAGTGCGGGAAGGCCTTCAGCCGCAGCTCCAACCTCATCAAGCACCGTATCATCCACAGTGGCGAGAAACCTTACGCGTGCCGTGAGTGCGGCAAGCTGTTCCGCCGCAGCTTCGCGCTGCTGGAGCACCAGCGCATCCACAGCGGCGAGAAGCCCTACGCCTGCCCCGAGTGCAGCAAGACGTTCACGCGCAGCTCCAACCTCATCAAGCACCAGGTCATCCACAGCGGCGAGCGGCCCTTCGCCTGCGGCGACTGCGGCAAACTGTTCCGCCGCAGCTTCGCGCTCCTGGAGCACGCGCGCGTGCACAGCGGTGAGCGGCCCTACGCGTGCCCCGAGTGTGGCAAGGCCTTCAGCCGCAGCTCGAACCTCATAGAGCACCAGCGCACGCACCGCGGCGAGAAGCCCTACGCCTGCGGCCAGTGCGCCAAGGCCTTCAAGGGTGTCTCGCAGCTGATCCACCACCAGCGCAGCCACAGCGGCGAGCGCCCTTTCGCGTGCCGCGAGTGTGGCAAGGCCTTCCGTGGTCGTTCGGGCCTCAGCCAGCACCGGCGCGTGCACAGCGGTGAGAAGCCCTACGAGTGCAGCGACTGCGGCAAGGCCTTCGGCCGGCGCGCCAACCTATTCAAGCACCAGGCAGTGCACGGCGCCAG of Macaca fascicularis isolate 582-1 chromosome X, T2T-MFA8v1.1 contains these proteins:
- the ZFP92 gene encoding zinc finger protein 92 homolog isoform X1; amino-acid sequence: MAAILLTTRPKVPVSFEDVSVYFTKTEWKLLDLRQKVLYKRVMLENYSHLVSLGFSFSKPHLISQLERGEGPWVADIPRTWTTAGLHIGDRTQSKTSTSTQKHSGRQLPGVDSQGSKDGQAARSSVLQRGSQGLGPSSTAGPQGPKGAEKRYLCQQCGKAFSRSSNLIKHRIIHSGEKPYACRECGKLFRRSFALLEHQRIHSGEKPYACPECSKTFTRSSNLIKHQVIHSGERPFACGDCGKLFRRSFALLEHARVHSGERPYACPECGKAFSRSSNLIEHQRTHRGEKPYACGQCAKAFKGVSQLIHHQRSHSGERPFACRECGKAFRGRSGLSQHRRVHSGEKPYECSDCGKAFGRRANLFKHQAVHGARRPAKAETARRRAGPGSTGPGSALAASSPPPPSAAARPSRPSRR
- the ZFP92 gene encoding zinc finger protein 92 homolog isoform X2 produces the protein MLENYSHLVSLGFSFSKPHLISQLERGEGPWVADIPRTWTTAGLHIGDRTQSKTSTSTQKHSGRQLPGVDSQGSKDGQAARSSVLQRGSQGLGPSSTAGPQGPKGAEKRYLCQQCGKAFSRSSNLIKHRIIHSGEKPYACRECGKLFRRSFALLEHQRIHSGEKPYACPECSKTFTRSSNLIKHQVIHSGERPFACGDCGKLFRRSFALLEHARVHSGERPYACPECGKAFSRSSNLIEHQRTHRGEKPYACGQCAKAFKGVSQLIHHQRSHSGERPFACRECGKAFRGRSGLSQHRRVHSGEKPYECSDCGKAFGRRANLFKHQAVHGARRPAKAETARRRAGPGSTGPGSALAASSPPPPSAAARPSRPSRR